Within Amycolatopsis sp. cg5, the genomic segment GCCCGCCACAGGTTCGAATCCGGCGAATCTGGGCAGGAGAAGGCCTTCCCCGCGCGTGAGCGAAGGCAGCCGCCGTTCGAACGACACCACCCCGCTCGACGGGATCACCCCTTCGAGAGTCGCATATTCCTCCCTGACAGTTACTTCACGCGTCCGCCCGCCGGCATCGGACAGGCAAACCAGGACGGCACTGACGCTATCGGAGGGCACCGACAATTCGAAGGCGTCGACCGGCTCGTACACCCGTGTCCCGGCGTCGACCAGCGCGAGTCCCAGCACGATCGGGGTGAGCGCGCGGAAGTCGCCCGCCGTCGTGATCGGACTGAAATACCCGGTATGCGTCAACGTGACCACGCAGTCGAGCACCTCCCAGCCGTGCGGGCCGCGGGCCAGGCTCGACTGGACCGTCTCCTCGATCGCGGTGTGGAACGCGCGCGGCAACGACCCGAGCTCGACCTCGAGCCGGTACCGCACCCCGGAACCGGGTTCGCCGGGCTCGACCCGCAAACCTACTGTCGCGTAAGGATCGTCGCGGTCCCGCAGCTCGATGAACCGCACGGCCGCACCCGTCCCCACGAGCCGTTCGACCCGCAGCGTCCGCGTCCGTTCGAAGACCACCGGCAGGCCGAACTCCTCGGCCAGCTGGAACTGGAGCACCTCTTTCTGCACCTCGCCGTACAGCCGGACGGAGATCCGCTCACCGGCCCTGCGCACCTGGATGAACGGATCCTGGTCGGCCAGCGCCGTCAGCGCCGCGTACAGCGCACCCGGATTTTCCGCCCGTACCACGGTTTCCAGCGTCGGCGGCCGGAAAAGGGGCCGCTCGTCCGAGGGCTCCGGGCTGCCGAGGCTGTCGCCGATCCGGACGTCCTTGAGCCCCCACAGCTTGGCGATGTCCCCCGCGACGACCCGGCCGGGCTCGATCGCGGTGACCTTCGCGGCGCCCAAGTCGAGCCCGCCGCGATAGGCCGTGACGTGGTCGCGTGCGGAAACCGAGCCGCCGTAAAGCCTCGCGTACGCGACCTTCTCCCCCGACGCCCCACGCTCGATCTTGAAGACGGTCGCGCGCAGAACGTCCTCTTCGGACCCGCTCGCGGACGGCAGCAGCGTCCGGACGCCTTCGAGCAGTTCCGGAACGCCCTCGCCGGTCATCGCCGAGCCGAAGTAGACCGGATGCACCAGCCCGCGCCCGGTTTGCGTGGCCAGCTCCGCCCGCACCTCGGCCTCGCCCGCCCGGTCCTCCAAATAGGACTCCAGGAAGGCGTCGTCGTTGCCCGCGAGCACCTCGGCCGCACGCCCGAGGTCCGGCCACACCTTGGCCGCACGCGTGCCGAGCCCGGTCACGGTCGCCATCGGGACGATGGCGGGCGTGAGCTTCCGCGCGATCGACGCGAGCAGGCCGTCGTACGCCGCGCCCATCCGGTCGATCTTGTTGACGAACAGCAGCGTCGGGATCTTCAGCCTGGCCAGCGTGCGCATGAGCACGCGGGTCTGCGTCTGGACGCCTTCGACGGCCGAGATCACCAGCACGACACCGTCGAGCACGCGGATGGACCGTTCGACCTCGGCGATGAAGTCGGCGTGGCCCGGCGTGTCGATCAGGTTGACCTTGCGGTCGCCGACGGTGAACGAGACGACCGCGGCGCGGATGGTGATGCCGCGGCGGCGTTCCAGGTCGAGCGTGTCGGTCTGGGTGCTCCCACCGTCCACACTGCCCAGTTCGCGGATGACGCCTACGTGGAAGAGCAGGCGTTCGGTGAGGCTGGTCTTCCCGGCGTCAACATGCGCGAGAATCCCGATGTTCGAAGTCTTCATGGAGTGCCCTTGCGATGGTCACGGAAGTGGAGATGAGGCATTCCGTTCCCACGCGCATTCGACACTCCTGTCTTGAAGGTGACCAACCCTCCGAGGCTAACAACGCACCTGTCGAAGAGCACCCGATTTTCCCGGCGTACCCTTTCTTCGGTGTCGATGACCACCGCGGACGACGTTGAAAAGGCCGGAGCCCGGCTCGACGGCGTCGCGCTGCGCACCCCGCTCGAACGCAATGACCGCCTCTCCGGCCTCGCGGGCGGCGAGATCTGGATCAAGCGCGAGGACCTGCAGGCCGTCCGGTCGTACAAGCTGCGCGGCGCCTACAACCTGATGGCCCAGCTGGGTGTTTCCGAAGCCGGTGTCGTCTGTGCCAGCGCGGGCAACCACGCGCAGGGCGTCGCGTACGCGTGCTCGGCGCTGCGGACGCACGGCCGGGTGTACCTGCCGCGCACGACGCCCCGGCAGAAGCGCGAGCGGATCGCGGCCATCGGCGGCAGCTGGGTCGAGGTGGTCGTCGAGGGCGACGCCTACGACGACGCGCAGGCCGCGGCGCTGGAGTTCGCCGAGAAGACCGGCGCCGAGGTGGTGCCCGCGTTCGACGACCCGCGCACGGTGGCCGGCCAGGGCACGGTGGCCTGCGAGATCATCGACCAGCTCGGGCGCGTGCCGGACCGCATCGTGGTCCCGGTCGGCGGCGGCGGGCTGCTCGCCGGGATGGCGGCATGGCTCGGTTCCCGGCACCCGGAGGTCTCGCTGGTCGGCGTCGAGCCGTCCGGCGCGGCGAGCATGACGGCGGCGCTGGCGGCAGGCGAGCCGGTCGCGCTGCCCGAACTCGATCCGTTCGTGGACGGAGCGGCCGTCCGCCAGGTCGGGGCCGTGACGTTCCCGCTCGTCCGCGACAGCGGCGCGCGGATCGTCACCGTCGACGCCGGCGCGGTGTGCGTCGAGATGCTGGACCTGTACCAGCGTGACGGGATCATCGCGGAGCCCGCGGGCGCGCTGGCGACGACGGCCGTGCGCGAGCTTCCGTCGGACGCGCTCACCGTGTGCGTGCTTTCCGGCGGCAACAACGACGTCAGCCGGTACAGCGAAATCCTCGAGCGGTCGTTGGTCCACGAAGGACTGAAGCACTACTTCCTGGTCGACTTCCCGCAGGAACCCGGGATGCTGCGGCGGTTCCTGGACTACGTGCTCGGGCCGGACGACGACATCACGCTCTTCGAGTACGTCAAGCGCAACAACCGCGAGACCGGACCGGCGCTGGTCGGCGTCGAGATCGGCGCGCGGGCGGACCTCGACGGCCTGCTCACGCGGATGGCGGCGAGCCCGTTGCACATCGAGACGGTCGATCCGCAGAGCGCGCTCTTCCGCTTCCTGCTTTAGGCGCCGGGGCGGTTCAGGTAGGCCGACGCGATCGCGAGCACACAGCCGAGCCCGAGGAACAAGGTCACCAGGAACGGCCCGCCGATGACCAGGTTCCAGACCGCGATCCCGGCCGCGACCAGTGCCACGGCGGCGTTGCGAACCTGCAGCGTCGAGGGTTTAGCCATGGCCTGAGCTTCTCATACGCCCATTTTTGTCGGGCCCCTCGGTTATCCTCGCGAAGTGGACATCATCGGGGAAGGACCAGGCACCGCCGAGGAGATGATCGCGGAGGCCAAGAAGGCGCTCTGGGTCATGGTCGGCTTCCTGGCGATCATCTGGTCCGTGCAGATCTTCAACGCGCTGAACGGCTACGACCTCACGCGCGAGTACGGCATCGAGGCGCGTGAACCGGGGTCGCTGCCGGAGATCTTCACCGCGCCGTTCATCCACAACAGCTGGGCCCACATCGAGGGCAACTCGGGGCCGCTGTTCATCTTCGGCTTCCTCGCCGCGTACCGCGGGGTGAAGAAGTTCCTCGCGGTGACCGTGCTGATCGCCATCGCGAGCGGGCTCGGCGTCTGGTTCTTCTCGCCGTCGATGACCGTCACGGCGGGCGCCAGCGGCATGGTGTTCGGCTACTTCGGGTACATCATCGTGCGGGGCCTGTTCGACCGGCACCGCATCGACATCGTGATCGGCCTGGTGATGGCGCTGTGCTTCGCCTACCAGTTCACCTCGCTGCTGCCCGGTGAGGCCCAGGTCAGCTGGCAGGGCCACAGCTTCGGCTTCGTCGGCGGCATCATCGGCGGCTGGCTCTTCCGCGACCGCCGCCGCAAGAAGGCCGCCGCCGAGCCGGAGACCCCGGCCTTCACCGACTCGACCACCACCCTCTTCCCCAAAGACGCCTAGGGCTCGTGAGTGTTTTCGCCGGTTATTGAGCGGAAGGTCAAAGGTGGCGCGGTCCGACGGGCGCGTTGATCTTCGCGAACGGAAGAATCTGGACGTTGTATGGCCAGATTCTTCCGTTCGCTGCGTCTGACCACCTGCTGCAAAGGTCAAGCAGGTTGACTGAGTGCGAAATGGGTCGTTCAACGTCGCAAATTCTCCTCAGTCAACGTGCTTGACTTGTGGGACTTGGGGTCGTGAGCGTTGTGGGCTATTTGAGCGGTAGGTCCGAGGTGGCGTGGTCGAGGAGTCGGCGAGCCTGGGCCGACGGAGTTGCTTGTGGGCCGTCAGGTGTCCCCAAAGCAACTCCGTCAGACCTGCGGCCGCTGATTCTCAGCAAGTCGCACTCACGCCCATCACGCCACGTTTGGGTTTCCGCCCAATAGAACCCAATGCCACGTAGCTTAAGTTGATCTTGTTTGTGGTGGTGGGTTTGCGGCGTGGCGGTGTGGGTTGTCTGGGGCGGGCTGGTCTGATCGTCGGTTATGAGTTCAGGTGTGACGGCCAGCCCGGATCAGGTGTCGCTGGGTGTGCTGGTGGCGGCGGTGGATCGGGATGTGATCGACGCCGCGATCGCGGCGTGCGGGGTGGGGGCGAAGCGGTCGGATGGGAAGCTGCCGCCGCGTGTGGTGGCGGTGCTGACGATGGCGATGAGCTTGTTCCCCGACGATGATTATGAGGAGGTCGCGACGAAGGTGACCGGGTCGTTGTCGCGGTTCGGGTGCTGGGATGCGTCCTGGTCGGTGCCGACGGCCAGTGGGATCACTCAGGCTCGTAAACGGTTGGGGCCGGTGGTGATGGAGCAGGTGTTCG encodes:
- a CDS encoding GTP-binding protein, whose amino-acid sequence is MKTSNIGILAHVDAGKTSLTERLLFHVGVIRELGSVDGGSTQTDTLDLERRRGITIRAAVVSFTVGDRKVNLIDTPGHADFIAEVERSIRVLDGVVLVISAVEGVQTQTRVLMRTLARLKIPTLLFVNKIDRMGAAYDGLLASIARKLTPAIVPMATVTGLGTRAAKVWPDLGRAAEVLAGNDDAFLESYLEDRAGEAEVRAELATQTGRGLVHPVYFGSAMTGEGVPELLEGVRTLLPSASGSEEDVLRATVFKIERGASGEKVAYARLYGGSVSARDHVTAYRGGLDLGAAKVTAIEPGRVVAGDIAKLWGLKDVRIGDSLGSPEPSDERPLFRPPTLETVVRAENPGALYAALTALADQDPFIQVRRAGERISVRLYGEVQKEVLQFQLAEEFGLPVVFERTRTLRVERLVGTGAAVRFIELRDRDDPYATVGLRVEPGEPGSGVRYRLEVELGSLPRAFHTAIEETVQSSLARGPHGWEVLDCVVTLTHTGYFSPITTAGDFRALTPIVLGLALVDAGTRVYEPVDAFELSVPSDSVSAVLVCLSDAGGRTREVTVREEYATLEGVIPSSGVVSFERRLPSLTRGEGLLLPRFAGFEPVAGEATWRVR
- the ilvA gene encoding threonine ammonia-lyase IlvA; protein product: MTTADDVEKAGARLDGVALRTPLERNDRLSGLAGGEIWIKREDLQAVRSYKLRGAYNLMAQLGVSEAGVVCASAGNHAQGVAYACSALRTHGRVYLPRTTPRQKRERIAAIGGSWVEVVVEGDAYDDAQAAALEFAEKTGAEVVPAFDDPRTVAGQGTVACEIIDQLGRVPDRIVVPVGGGGLLAGMAAWLGSRHPEVSLVGVEPSGAASMTAALAAGEPVALPELDPFVDGAAVRQVGAVTFPLVRDSGARIVTVDAGAVCVEMLDLYQRDGIIAEPAGALATTAVRELPSDALTVCVLSGGNNDVSRYSEILERSLVHEGLKHYFLVDFPQEPGMLRRFLDYVLGPDDDITLFEYVKRNNRETGPALVGVEIGARADLDGLLTRMAASPLHIETVDPQSALFRFLL
- a CDS encoding rhomboid family intramembrane serine protease, which encodes MGEGPGTAEEMIAEAKKALWVMVGFLAIIWSVQIFNALNGYDLTREYGIEAREPGSLPEIFTAPFIHNSWAHIEGNSGPLFIFGFLAAYRGVKKFLAVTVLIAIASGLGVWFFSPSMTVTAGASGMVFGYFGYIIVRGLFDRHRIDIVIGLVMALCFAYQFTSLLPGEAQVSWQGHSFGFVGGIIGGWLFRDRRRKKAAAEPETPAFTDSTTTLFPKDA